The following are encoded together in the Monodelphis domestica isolate mMonDom1 chromosome 5, mMonDom1.pri, whole genome shotgun sequence genome:
- the ARL4A gene encoding ADP-ribosylation factor-like protein 4A — protein MGNGLSEPGPGLLAGLPPFQCFHIVILGLDCAGKTTVLYRLQLDEFVNTVPTKGFNTEKVRVTLGNAKTVTFHFWDVGGQEKLRPLWKSYTRCTDGIVFVVDSVDVERMDEAKTELHRITRLAENQGVPVLLVANKQDLRDSLPLAEIARLLAVGELAASTPWHLQPTCAIIGDGLREGLEKLHEMILKRRKMLRQQKKKR, from the coding sequence ATGGGCAATGGGCTGTCGGAGCCCGGCCCCGGCCTCCTGGCcggccttcctcccttccagtgCTTCCACATCGTTATCCTGGGCCTGGACTGTGCCGGCAAGACCACGGTGCTGTACCGCCTGCAACTGGACGAGTTCGTGAACACGGTGCCCACCAAGGGCTTCAACACGGAGAAGGTGCGTGTGACGCTGGGCAACGCCAAGACTGTGACCTTCCACTTTTGGGACGTGGGCGGCCAGGAGAAACTGCGGCCGCTCTGGAAGTCGTACACTCGCTGCACCGACGGCATCGTCTTCGTCGTGGACTCTGTGGACGTGGAGCGCATGGACGAGGCCAAGACGGAGCTGCACCGCATCACGCGGCTGGCCGAGAACCAGGGCGTGCCCGTGCTGCTCGTGGCCAACAAGCAGGACCTCCGCGACTCGCTGCCGCTCGCCGAGATCGCGCGCCTGCTGGCCGTGGGCGAGCTGGCCGCATCCACGCCGTGGCACCTGCAGCCCACCTGCGCCATCATCGGCGACGGCCTGCGCGAGGGCCTCGAGAAGCTGCACGAGATGATCCTCAAGCGCCGCAAGATGCTGCGCcagcagaagaagaagagatgA